The Zalophus californianus isolate mZalCal1 chromosome 8, mZalCal1.pri.v2, whole genome shotgun sequence genome has a segment encoding these proteins:
- the RASSF2 gene encoding ras association domain-containing protein 2 isoform X1 → MDYSHQTSLVPCGQDKYISKNELLLHLKTYNLYYEGQNLQLRHREEEDEFIVEGLLNISWGLRRPIRLQMQDDNERIRPPPSSSSWHSGCNLGAQGTILKPLTMPNIQISEVDTPPENEQTPSPTDSRGLKPLQEDTPQLMRTRSDVGVRRRGNVRTPSDQRRIRRHRFSINGHFYNHKTSVFTPAYGSVTNVRINSTMTTPQVLKLLLNKFKIENSAEEFALYVVHTSGEKQKLKNTDYPLVARILQGPCEQVSKVFLMEKDQVEEVTYDVAQYIKFEMPVLKSFIQKLQEEEDREVKKLMRKYTVLRLMIRQRLEEMAETPATI, encoded by the exons ATGGACTACAGTCACCAAACCTCTCTAGTCCCGTGTGGACAAGATAAATACATCTCCAA GAATGAACTTCTCCTGCATCTGAAGACCTACAATTTGTACTACGAAGGCCAGAATTTGCAGCTCCGACACCGAGAG GAGGAAGATGAGTTCATCGTGGAGGGGCTGCTGAACATCTCCTGGGGGCTGCGCCGGCCCATCCGTCTGCAGATGCAGGATGACAACGAGCGCATCCGCCCTCCGCCATCCTCCTCTTCCTGGCACTCTGGCTGTAACTTGGGGGCTCAGGG CACCATCCTGAAGCCCCTCACCATGCCCAACATTCAGATCTCAGAAGTGGACACCCCGCCCGAGAATGAGCAGACACCGAGCCCCACAG ACTCCAGGGGCCTCAAGCCCCTGCAGGAAGACACCCCACAGCTGATGCGCACACGCAGTGATGTTGGGGTGCGTCGCCGTGGCAACGTGAGGACACCCAGTGACCAGAGGCGAATCAGACGCCACCGCTTCTCCATCAATGGCCATTTCTACAACCACAAG ACATCGGTGTTCACGCCGGCCTATGGCTCGGTCACTAACGTCCGCATCAACAGCACCATGACCACCCCACAGGTCCTGAAGCTGCTGCTCAACAAATTCAAG ATCGAGAATTCCGCAGAGGAGTTTGCTTTGTATGTGGTCCATACCAGCGGTG agaaacagaagctaaAGAACACCGATTACCCTCTGGTTGCCCGAATCCTCCAGGGACCGTGTGAGCAAGTCTCCAAAGTGTTTCTTATGGAGAAGGACCAGGTGGAGGAAGTCACCTATGAT GTGGCCCAGTACATAAAGTTTGAGATGCCCGTCCTAAAAAGCTTCATCCAGAAGCTCCAAGAGGAAGAAGATCGGGAAGTCAAGAAGCTGATGCGCAA GTACACCGTGCTCCGGCTAATGATCCGGCAGAGGCTGGAGGAGATGGCCGAGACCCCAGCAACAATCTGA
- the RASSF2 gene encoding ras association domain-containing protein 2 isoform X2 translates to MDYSHQTSLVPCGQDKYISKNELLLHLKTYNLYYEGQNLQLRHREEEDEFIVEGLLNISWGLRRPIRLQMQDDNERIRPPPSSSSWHSGCNLGAQGTILKPLTMPNIQISEVDTPPENEQTPSPTDSRGLKPLQEDTPQLMRTRSDVGVRRRGNVRTPSDQRRIRRHRFSINGHFYNHKVLKLLLNKFKIENSAEEFALYVVHTSGEKQKLKNTDYPLVARILQGPCEQVSKVFLMEKDQVEEVTYDVAQYIKFEMPVLKSFIQKLQEEEDREVKKLMRKYTVLRLMIRQRLEEMAETPATI, encoded by the exons ATGGACTACAGTCACCAAACCTCTCTAGTCCCGTGTGGACAAGATAAATACATCTCCAA GAATGAACTTCTCCTGCATCTGAAGACCTACAATTTGTACTACGAAGGCCAGAATTTGCAGCTCCGACACCGAGAG GAGGAAGATGAGTTCATCGTGGAGGGGCTGCTGAACATCTCCTGGGGGCTGCGCCGGCCCATCCGTCTGCAGATGCAGGATGACAACGAGCGCATCCGCCCTCCGCCATCCTCCTCTTCCTGGCACTCTGGCTGTAACTTGGGGGCTCAGGG CACCATCCTGAAGCCCCTCACCATGCCCAACATTCAGATCTCAGAAGTGGACACCCCGCCCGAGAATGAGCAGACACCGAGCCCCACAG ACTCCAGGGGCCTCAAGCCCCTGCAGGAAGACACCCCACAGCTGATGCGCACACGCAGTGATGTTGGGGTGCGTCGCCGTGGCAACGTGAGGACACCCAGTGACCAGAGGCGAATCAGACGCCACCGCTTCTCCATCAATGGCCATTTCTACAACCACAAG GTCCTGAAGCTGCTGCTCAACAAATTCAAG ATCGAGAATTCCGCAGAGGAGTTTGCTTTGTATGTGGTCCATACCAGCGGTG agaaacagaagctaaAGAACACCGATTACCCTCTGGTTGCCCGAATCCTCCAGGGACCGTGTGAGCAAGTCTCCAAAGTGTTTCTTATGGAGAAGGACCAGGTGGAGGAAGTCACCTATGAT GTGGCCCAGTACATAAAGTTTGAGATGCCCGTCCTAAAAAGCTTCATCCAGAAGCTCCAAGAGGAAGAAGATCGGGAAGTCAAGAAGCTGATGCGCAA GTACACCGTGCTCCGGCTAATGATCCGGCAGAGGCTGGAGGAGATGGCCGAGACCCCAGCAACAATCTGA